A DNA window from Bacillota bacterium contains the following coding sequences:
- a CDS encoding thiamine pyrophosphate-dependent enzyme, giving the protein RAGVKYFCHCPKTAYSSLLPVIAIGSFNNGGYLSIKNTQERYFNGNFVGCNRESGLGLPEIRKIGGAYGLKTMRISNNSEIVGKVRDALDGEGAVLCEVMISPDQKLQPRLSSRVLPDGRLVSSPLEDLSPFLDREEFLAHMLIRPVEE; this is encoded by the coding sequence CGTGCTGGGGTAAAATATTTTTGCCATTGCCCTAAAACGGCCTATTCATCTTTACTTCCGGTCATCGCAATTGGCTCCTTCAACAACGGCGGGTACCTTAGCATCAAGAATACGCAGGAAAGATATTTTAACGGTAATTTTGTCGGCTGCAATCGGGAAAGCGGCCTCGGGTTGCCCGAGATCCGGAAAATCGGTGGGGCCTACGGGCTCAAAACCATGAGAATTTCCAATAATAGTGAAATTGTGGGGAAGGTCAGAGATGCTCTTGATGGTGAGGGTGCGGTGCTGTGCGAAGTCATGATCTCCCCTGACCAAAAACTCCAACCAAGGCTTAGTTCAAGGGTTTTACCTGACGGGAGGCTGGTTTCCAGCCCGCTGGAGGACTTAAGTCCCTTTCTGGACAGGGAGGAATTCCTGGCCCACATGTTGATCAGGCCGGTTGAGGAGTAA